Proteins encoded by one window of Agelaius phoeniceus isolate bAgePho1 chromosome 5, bAgePho1.hap1, whole genome shotgun sequence:
- the LOC129120108 gene encoding zinc finger BED domain-containing protein 4, which produces MDMSKADCPGMDDTFVLGKINNLKVEQEDDSINCTLERTDIKTEQDDFKHADSSDEQEDKEKNFITNNSGKYLSTENEDDYGSLFSQYSNTLYDVAMEAVTQSLLSSRNISSRKKSPAWNHFFISPRDSTKAICMYCMKEFSRGKNEKDLSTSCLMRHVRRAHPTVLIQENGTMPGISSFSSSTLLLPPQSADVGDLSSMLSPIKLVKKMASKIPSPDRIIEESVSIVSSEEISDLSVSEKCSKEEVMVGSSPQQANNQYDDTVENVAEKTVVIPKSASGSRRRSAVWKHFYLSPLDNSKAVCIHCMNEFSRGKNGKDLGTSCLIRHMWRAHRSIVLQENGGGTSIPPLYTAPPTLLPSLLPSDSDLNSMSSSPGKLMKEPTSVSSSPDRISEEIHTNLTSGDTLVEDSMLSSSDDIGEVSFVSSPEKQCEGLGPLIFEPTAVFQQNKRIMKRLKSEVWHHFSLSPADSLKAVCRYCSCMISRGKKGDVGTSCLMRHLYRRHPDVIGNQKSFLDVSLANSPYATLASAECSSSKLTDLPTMVTHDNQIIFPVNSKKTSKLWNHFSICSADSTKVICTHCGRIISRGKKPTNLGTSCLLRHLQRFHNNVLKTDVPETVLSSSTDNHMPLRTELLGSSNFDETNDKFCDSHPVAKKITSLVAEMIALDLQPYSFVDNIGFNRLLEYLQPQYSLPSPSYFSRTAIPDMYDNVKQIIISHLKEAESGVIHFTSGIWMSNQTREYLTLTAHWVTFESSFRPQCEDYHCSALLNVSQIDCDYNGISIQKQLEYWWETWITSIGLQIGITVTDNQSIEKTLNEGDHSSVQCFSHTVNVIVNEAIKSQRMVQNLLSIARKICERVHRSAKAKEKLAELQKEYELPQHQLIQDVPSKWNTSFHMLERLIEQKRAIDEMSIECSFRELISCDQWEVMQSVCHALKPFEAASREMSTHMSTLSQVIPMIHILNRKIEMLFEETMGIDTMLKSLKEAMVSRLSSTLHDPRYIFATLLDPRYKTSLFTEEEAEQYKQDLIRELEIMSSTSDDDKPVSNGCDIGSPSTNSYGEDNLWSLMGDMKKTKDLKERAKLPEEMVLSYLEEEVLEHNCDPLTYWNFKKSSWPVLSKLAVRFLGCPPSIVPSERLFNTSNESNNFSQSRLMIEHFEKLIFLKVNLPLIYFQY; this is translated from the coding sequence ATGGACATGAGTAAAGCAGATTGCCCCGGAATGGATGATACTTTTGTATTGGGTAAAATCAATAACTTGAAAGTAGAGCAAGAAGACGACAGCATTAACTGTACTCTAGAAAGAACGGATATAAAGACAGAACAAGATGATTTCAAACATGCGGACAGCAGTGATGAACAGGAAGACAAAGAAAAGAACTTCATTACAAACAACTCTGGCAAATATTTGTCtacagaaaatgaagatgatTATGGATCTCTTTTTTCTCAATATAGTAATACGCTGTATGATGTAGCAATGGAAGCTGTGACACAAAGCCTCCTTTCGAGCAGAAACATAAGCTCCAGAAAAAAGTCACCTGCTTGGAACCATTTTTTTATATCTCCTAGAGATAGCACTAAAGCAATATGTATGTACTGTATGAAAGAATTTAGCAGGGGTAAAAATGAAAAGGACCTGAGTACAAGTTGTCTCATGAGACACGTGAGGAGAGCACATCCCACTGTACTAATTCAAGAAAATGGAACTATGCCAGGTAtatcttccttttcttcatctaCATTATTGCTGCCACCTCAGTCTGCAGATGTTGGAGATCTGAGTTCTATGTTATCCCCCATAAAACTGGTCAAGAAAATGGCTTCTAAAATACCATCTCCAGATCGAATAATTGAGGAATCTGTTTCTATTGTTTCTTCTGAAGAAATATCAGACCTCTCAGTCTCTGAAAAGTGCAGCAAAGAAGAAGTCATGGTTGGTTCATCTCCACAGCAAGCCAACAACCAATATGATGACACTGTTGAGAATGTAGCAGAAAAAACAGTTGTAATTCCAAAGAGTGCATCGGGTTCTAGAAGGAGATCCGCTGTCTGGAAACACTTCTATTTGTCACCTCTAGATAATTCTAAAGCTGTTTGCATCCATTGCATGAATGAATTCAGtagaggaaaaaatggaaaagaccttggaacgaGTTGTTTAATAAGACACATGTGGAGAGCCCATCGTTCCATTGTCCTGCAAGAGAATGGGGGTGGTACCAGCATACCACCTCTCTACACTGCACCTCCTACTCTCTTGCCTTCTTTACTACCATCAGACAGTGATCTGAATTCTATGTCATCCTCTCCTGGAAAACTAATGAAAGAACCAACTTCTGTTTCCTCTTCTCCAGACAGAATCTCCGAGGAGATCCATACTAATCTCACTTCTGGAGATACTCTAGTGGAAGACTCAATGCTGTCATCTTCTGATGATATAGGTGAAGTCTCCTTTGTTTCATCTCCTGAAAAACAGTGTGAGGGATTAGGTCCACTAATATTTGAACCTACTGCTGTGTTTCAGCAAAATAAAAGGATTATGAAAAGACTTAAGTCAGAAGTCTGGCACCACTTTTCACTCTCACCTGCAGACAGTTTAAAAGCAGTATGTAGATACTGCAGTTGTATGATAAGTCGTGGTAAGAAAGGAGATGTGGGCACAAGCTGCTTAATGAGACACCTATATAGACGCCATCCTGATGTAATTGGAAACCAAAAGAGCTTTCTCGATGTGAGTTTGGCAAATTCACCTTATGCCACTTTGGCTTCTGCAGAATGTTCATCCTCAAAGTTGACTGACTTGCCTACAATGGTTACACATGATAATCAAATTATATTTCCTGTTAATAGTAAGAAGACCTCAAAACTGTGGAATCACTTTTCAATTTGTTCTGCAGATTCAACAAAAGTAATATGTACACACTGTGGACGTATAataagcagggggaaaaagccaACAAACCTAGGCACGAGTTGCCTTCTAAGACATTTGCAGCGGTTCCATAACAATGTATTGAAAACTGATGTCCCAGAGACAGTGTTATCCTCGTCTACGGATAATCACATGCCGCTCCGCACAGAATTACTAGGATCTTCAAATTTTGACGAAACCAATGACAAGTTTTGTGACTCTCATCCAGTtgccaaaaaaatcacaagtcTTGTAGCCGAAATGATTGCACTTGACCTTCAGCCATATTCTTTTGTAGACAACATTGGCTTTAACAGGCTGCTTGAATATTTGCAACCTCAGTATTCTTTACCATCTCCATCTTACTTTTCTAGGACAGCAATTCCAGATATGTATGATAACGtaaaacaaataattatttCACATCTTAAAGAAGCTGAAAGTGGAGTGATCCATTTTACATCTGGAATATGGATGAGCAACCAAACACGAGAATATCTAACCCTGACCGCTCACTGGGTAACATTTGAGTCTTCATTTCGACCACAGTGTGAGGATTACCATTGTTCAGCACTATTAAATGTATCACAGATTGACTGCGACTACAATGGAATCAGTATTCAAAAGCAGCTAGAATACTGGTGGGAAACATGGATTACTTCCATTGGACTTCAGATTGGCATTACTGTTACTGATAATCAGAGTATAGAGAAAACTTTAAATGAAGGTGATCATTCAAGTGTACAATGTTTTAGTCACACTGTTAATGTAATTGTAAATGAGGCTATTAAAAGCCAGAGAATGGTTCAGAATTTGCTTAGTATTGCAAGGAAGATCTGTGAACGCGTCCATCGgtcagcaaaagcaaaagagaaattAGCTGAGCTGCAAAAGGAGTATGAGTTGCCTCAGCATCAGCTAATACAAGATGTTCCATCCAAGTGGAATACATCATTTCATATGCTTGAACGCCTTATTGAACAGAAAAGAGCAATTGATGAAATGTCAATAGAGTGCAGCTTCCGGGAGCTAATAAGCTGTGATCAGTGGGAAGTCATGCAGTCAGTGTGTCACGCTCTCAAACCTTTTGAAGCTGCAAGTAGGGAGATGAGTACACACATGTCTACTCTAAGCCAAGTGATTCCAATGATTCATATACTTAACAGGAAAATAGAAATGCTTTTTGAGGAAACTATGGGCATAGATACTATGCTGAAATCTTTGAAAGAAGCTATGGTGAGCAGATTGTCCTCCACGCTTCATGATCCAAGGTACATTTTTGCTACACTTCTGGATCCCCGGTATAAAACATCATTATTTACAGAAGAGGAGGCTGAACAATATAAACAAGACTTAATCAGGGAGCTGGAAATAATGAGTTCTACCTCAGATGATGATAAACCTGTTTCCAATGGATGTGATATAGGTTCACCATCTACAAATTCTTATGGGGAAGATAATCTCTGGTCACTCATGGGTgacatgaagaaaacaaaagaccTGAAAGAGAGAGCAAAGTTACCAGAGGAAATGGTGCTTTCTTACTTGGAGGAAGAAGTGCTTGAGCATAACTGTGATCCTCTAACTTACTGGAACTTTAAAAAGTCATCTTGGCCAGTACTGTCAAAATTGGCTGTCAGGTTCTTGGGTTGTCCACCAAGCATTGTTCCTTCAGAGAGATTGTTCAATACATCCAATGAAAGCAACAACTTTAGTCAGTCAAGGTTAATGATTGAACACTTTGAAAAGCTTATCTTTTTGAAAGTGAATCTTCCTTTAATATACTTCCAGTATTGA